In Spirochaeta isovalerica, the genomic window TCCTATCCTTCATTTTGAATTTGAGGATCTCGGCGGAACTGATTATTCCTCCGAGAATGTTGTTGAAATCATGAGCCACGCCGCTGGCCAGCTGCCCTATAAGGTCCAGCCGGCTTTTATGGCCCAGCTCTTTCTGGAGATTGTGATATTCCTTTTCGTTGTTTTTCCTGTCCGTTATATCCTGTAATGTCCCGTGGATTGCAGTTATTTTCCCGTTCTGGTAACGGGGCTGCCCCTTGACGACAACCCAGGTTTCCTTGTCAAAATCCAACATGAGCTGGACCTCGATTTCAAAGGGAACACCGGATTTTACGGCTCTATCAATAGCTGTCTTGACAATATTCCGGTACTTCTGTTTAAAAAAGAGATAGAATGATTCAAGATCGGGTTCATAACTGTCCTGCAGTCCGTATATGCGATACACTTCCCGTGTCCAGTTCAGCTTCCGGGTTGCCATATCGAGTTCCCATCCGCCTACGCGGGCGATCTGGGATGCCGTATCGAGAAACTGGTAACTCCTGTTCAGCTCGGCCTCTATATCCACTCTTTCGGAAATATCCTCGATGCTGATGATAAACCAGAACTCTTCCCCGCGGCTTACGGAAGAGCCGTTTATCCGCACGGGAATTTCCTTTCCTTTTCTCGTCTTTATCTTTTTCTCGTAGGGTTTCATAATCCCCGAATTTCTCAGATCTTTCAGATATTTCTGATCTTTTTCCCGGAAATCCTCCGGTGTAAAATCATCCATCGTCATATGGGTGATTTCTCTATCGGAATAACCGGAGAGCATCTGGAAAGAAAAATTCGATTCCAGAATGCGGTTATCACTATCGAGAAGGACAATTCCCAGAGGAAGGCTGTTCAGCAGGTTGCGGTAATACTCCTTGCTGAAGTGCTGTTCCTTCAGCAGTTCGTCCTGTCTGTTCCAGATTCTGACAAATCTCTTTTTGATATAAGAAAGGTCGTTGTTTTTCTCTTCCTCCGGCAGGTCTTCATCAAAGAGGCCCATCTTTTCCTTCTCGTAAATAAACGCCCGAATAGAGCTGAGAGGAAGCTGGACTGTTCGGTAATAGGCGAAGGAAACAGTCAGAGATATGAGAGAGAAAATACCGAGAAAGAGCATCATGAAAAGGCGGAAATGGTTTATGAAACCGTCCTGTATGTTTTTATCGGTAAGAGTCAGATATACTGAACCGACGAAAACAGCTCTTGAACCGCTATTATATTCAAGCTGTTTTCCTCTTGTGAAGTATTTCTCCTCTCTTTCATTCAGCCCCAGAGCTGTGGCAATATACCGGAAAAAATCCGGTAATGTTTCATTGAGCGATTCCTCTCTGGCGCTGAGATAGTCCATGGTTTCCCTTATGTAGCTTTTTGTGCTGCCCATGGAGATAACTGTTGCGTCGCTTTCATCGTATATATTGATACCGGCGATATCTCTGTCGTAGAATAAAGCCTGGCCTATTTCTTCGATTCTTTCATAATTGACGATCCAGAGGGGGTAGGCGAACTCTTCAATCTCCTTTCTCAGCAGGACATCCATCTTCATGTTGAGATTCCTGTATGTGTCCTTCCATTCGAACCATTGCATCAGCAGAAAGAAGGCCAGAGTCAAAACTGCTGTCATAGGCAGAATGACTACATAGAAGGTTCGCCTGAGAGTTCGTGTTCTCATTATTTATACCGGTTCACATATAACTGCCATTTGGGATCGGAATCGATCCGGGCCAGTACCGTATCGAGAAAGCGGCGTAGCTCTTCATCGCCGCCGGATACGATGATACGTCTGTAATAGGATGAATGGAGTTCTCCCGATAAATAGAGCGTCTCCTCCATATTGTTTGATTTAATCAGGTATCGGGAGGCCGCGAGCGGCGCTATGGTAAAATCAATTCTCCCTTTTTCAATCATTCTGAAATTGTTCAGATGGTTTTCGTTGTCGAATCGCCTTATTTCCCCTGCCTCTACAAGGGGGTCTATATCGACATAATGGTGTCCTCTGACTCCGCCGAACCGTAGCCCTTTTACTGATTCGGGGCCGCTGTAATCCAGTTTTAAATCCATAGATGAGATAACTGTATTGCCGTCGAGCATCAGTTCGCCCCGGGTCCACAACAGCGTTTCATCGCTGAACCAATCGGGAGAGACCCAGGGGATAATGCCTTCGACCTTTTCCTCCAGGATTTTATCGACACGGGCGCGCGTCATGGTAAGTACCGTAAAATCGTAGACTCCATTGGACTTCTCTGTCAGATAACCGGCCAGATCGTAAGTCAGGCCGCGCTCTTCATCGATGATAAAGGGCGCATGGGTGTGGTAAGTATACACTTCAACATGTCTCGGCTCTGCAAAGAGAGAAGCAGCCCAGAGGACGGCAGCAGAAACAAGGAGAAAAAATCTCACGGTGATGCAATATCCATCACTTTGGTTATGGCAAGGGACTCCAGAAAATCGTAAAGCGTGCTGTTTATGGCAGAAATTCTGAAATCACCGCCCAGTTTTTCGATTTTTTTGTTCATAAACAGGAGTTTTCCTATTCCCGAACTGTCAATATACTCCGGTTTAGTCAGATTCAGGCTCAGTTTAATCTGTCCCGAATCAATCAATTCCACGGCTTTTTCCTTCAAGGCTGTCGCTTCATCACCGGCAA contains:
- a CDS encoding transporter substrate-binding domain-containing protein, producing MRFFLLVSAAVLWAASLFAEPRHVEVYTYHTHAPFIIDEERGLTYDLAGYLTEKSNGVYDFTVLTMTRARVDKILEEKVEGIIPWVSPDWFSDETLLWTRGELMLDGNTVISSMDLKLDYSGPESVKGLRFGGVRGHHYVDIDPLVEAGEIRRFDNENHLNNFRMIEKGRIDFTIAPLAASRYLIKSNNMEETLYLSGELHSSYYRRIIVSGGDEELRRFLDTVLARIDSDPKWQLYVNRYK
- a CDS encoding STAS domain-containing protein, yielding MSIRENRTGDTVELVVDSLSLAGDEATALKEKAVELIDSGQIKLSLNLTKPEYIDSSGIGKLLFMNKKIEKLGGDFRISAINSTLYDFLESLAITKVMDIASP
- a CDS encoding PAS domain-containing hybrid sensor histidine kinase/response regulator, with protein sequence MRTRTLRRTFYVVILPMTAVLTLAFFLLMQWFEWKDTYRNLNMKMDVLLRKEIEEFAYPLWIVNYERIEEIGQALFYDRDIAGINIYDESDATVISMGSTKSYIRETMDYLSAREESLNETLPDFFRYIATALGLNEREEKYFTRGKQLEYNSGSRAVFVGSVYLTLTDKNIQDGFINHFRLFMMLFLGIFSLISLTVSFAYYRTVQLPLSSIRAFIYEKEKMGLFDEDLPEEEKNNDLSYIKKRFVRIWNRQDELLKEQHFSKEYYRNLLNSLPLGIVLLDSDNRILESNFSFQMLSGYSDREITHMTMDDFTPEDFREKDQKYLKDLRNSGIMKPYEKKIKTRKGKEIPVRINGSSVSRGEEFWFIISIEDISERVDIEAELNRSYQFLDTASQIARVGGWELDMATRKLNWTREVYRIYGLQDSYEPDLESFYLFFKQKYRNIVKTAIDRAVKSGVPFEIEVQLMLDFDKETWVVVKGQPRYQNGKITAIHGTLQDITDRKNNEKEYHNLQKELGHKSRLDLIGQLASGVAHDFNNILGGIISSAEILKFKMKDRTGDFSKYIDIIISQSENAAMLSRRLLALSRKENYNKNSVNLNGLLKDTVSLLKDTLDRKINITLKMESESFAFIDYSSIQNAIMNICINSSHAMPDGGDLIIEKTTDSNSEGMNYEKIVITDSGTGIDEEHIGRIFEPFFTTKKEGQGTGLGLSAVKRTIEDHDGTVSVTSVEGEGTTMTLLIPSDQKSMAKDKAEKNVIFGKGRILLVDDETVNRDTGKEILESLGYTVLLAENGADGVETYRQNMESINLTILDMVMPVMDGYEAFEKIREINKEARVLILTGYADHKKLEIMKEKGVEDILKKPFQIPQLSQILAKILP